A region from the Streptomyces lydicus genome encodes:
- a CDS encoding SDR family NAD(P)-dependent oxidoreductase, which produces MTTTLVTGANKGLGYETARRLIAAGHTVYVGSRDAARGRRAAGQLGAGARAVQLDVTDHASVAAAVQTIETNGGLDVLVNNAGIEVRGPGNEVAGAADVTADVMREAFETNVFGTVRVAHAFLPLLQRSASPVVVNVSSGLASLTHMADPDHPAAAYPGVAYPASKAAVNMITVQYAKAFPDMRINAVEPGFTKTDLNGNTGIQSVEEGAEIIVRMAQVGPDGPTGGYFDAAGPLPW; this is translated from the coding sequence ATGACGACAACACTGGTCACCGGAGCGAACAAGGGTCTCGGCTACGAGACCGCCCGACGTCTCATCGCCGCGGGCCACACCGTCTACGTCGGCAGCCGGGACGCGGCCCGCGGCCGTCGCGCGGCCGGGCAACTGGGCGCCGGGGCGCGGGCCGTGCAGCTCGATGTCACCGACCACGCGTCCGTCGCGGCCGCGGTGCAGACGATCGAGACCAACGGCGGCCTCGACGTGCTGGTCAACAACGCCGGCATCGAGGTGCGCGGCCCCGGCAACGAGGTGGCCGGGGCGGCGGACGTCACCGCCGACGTGATGCGGGAAGCCTTCGAGACCAATGTCTTCGGCACGGTACGCGTCGCCCACGCGTTCCTGCCGCTGCTGCAGCGGTCCGCGTCGCCGGTCGTGGTCAATGTCAGCAGCGGCCTGGCCTCGCTCACGCACATGGCCGACCCGGACCACCCGGCCGCGGCCTACCCGGGGGTCGCCTACCCGGCGTCGAAGGCCGCGGTCAACATGATCACCGTGCAGTACGCGAAGGCGTTCCCTGACATGCGGATCAACGCGGTGGAGCCCGGCTTCACCAAGACGGACCTGAACGGGAATACCGGGATCCAGTCGGTCGAGGAGGGGGCCGAGATCATCGTCCGCATGGCACAGGTGGGCCCGGACGGCCCCACCGGGGGGTACTTCGATGCGGCGGGGCCGCTGCCCTGGTGA
- a CDS encoding helix-turn-helix transcriptional regulator, with protein sequence MATAEFGKAVRRWRDRVGPEAVGLSAGGQRRAAGLRREELALLAGISVDYVTRLEQGRATHPSTQVVEALARALRLSEEERAHLFRLAGLVPPGPKTVPAYLTPSVQRLLDRLTGTPVAVFDASWTLLVANAPYAALMGDPSGRRGNERNGVWRHFLGPGTGARRTPQAQRDHEAALVADLRAAAERYPADRRLQRLIADLRAGSERFGELWATGAVGRHDPSRKTIDHPQVGPVSLDCDVLTVAGSDLRIMVYTAEPGTEDAERLALLTVLGNQDLVGPAS encoded by the coding sequence ATGGCGACGGCGGAGTTCGGCAAGGCGGTGCGCCGCTGGCGCGACCGGGTGGGGCCCGAAGCGGTGGGGCTGTCGGCCGGCGGGCAGCGGCGCGCGGCAGGACTGCGGCGCGAGGAGCTGGCCCTGCTGGCCGGGATCTCGGTCGACTACGTCACCCGGCTCGAGCAGGGGCGTGCCACCCACCCCTCGACCCAGGTCGTCGAAGCCCTGGCCCGGGCGCTGCGGCTCTCGGAGGAGGAGCGCGCCCACCTGTTCCGGCTGGCCGGGCTCGTGCCGCCGGGTCCGAAGACGGTGCCGGCATATCTCACCCCCAGCGTCCAGCGGCTGCTGGACCGGCTGACGGGGACTCCCGTGGCGGTCTTCGACGCGTCCTGGACCCTGCTCGTGGCCAATGCGCCCTACGCGGCCCTGATGGGCGATCCGTCCGGCCGACGCGGCAACGAGCGCAACGGCGTGTGGCGTCACTTCCTCGGCCCGGGCACCGGGGCCCGCCGCACGCCGCAGGCGCAGCGCGATCACGAGGCCGCGCTCGTCGCGGACCTGCGCGCGGCCGCCGAGCGGTACCCGGCCGACCGGCGGCTGCAGCGGCTGATCGCCGACCTGCGCGCGGGCAGCGAGCGGTTCGGCGAGCTGTGGGCCACGGGCGCCGTCGGCCGTCACGATCCCTCGCGGAAGACGATCGACCACCCTCAGGTCGGGCCCGTATCGCTGGACTGCGACGTCCTCACCGTGGCGGGCAGCGACTTGCGGATCATGGTCTACACGGCCGAACCCGGCACCGAGGACGCCGAACGCCTCGCCCTCCTCACCGTCCTCGGCAACCAGGATCTCGTCGGCCCCGCCTCCTGA
- a CDS encoding erythromycin esterase family protein, whose protein sequence is MPDDIDRWLTEYARPLGSLTPGAPHQDLEPLGAALRGVRIVGLGESTHGTREFFRLKHRIVQFLVREAGFTTFAMEASASAARALDTYVRHGTGDPARLLTRLGFWTWRTEEILDLVEWLRAHNAVLPESRRVRFVGTDPQRCTDSVEVVAAFLRQVAPERERDVDALRVLEQARPASRPDPEQALLRRVEALVGFLEDHREQFARHTTADTAHEALEHARILLRAADLVTRSPGMASGEHSVFAARDRYMADAVARLVDDSAAERVILWAHNGHLTKGTYGNGVPALGSRLRERYGDSYYALALLFGKGSFLARRGNDPQGPPRRHRIGTAIRSVEARLAQAVPGNYYADLRTPGPSPDAARWLRTPHMHRSFGAGVPRFVYRFHMAPLVPAEDYDGIAFVAHSTCSRLLPPVRT, encoded by the coding sequence GTGCCCGACGACATCGATCGCTGGCTGACCGAGTACGCCAGGCCACTCGGCTCGCTCACGCCGGGCGCTCCGCACCAGGACCTCGAACCGCTCGGTGCGGCCCTGCGGGGCGTGCGGATCGTGGGTCTGGGCGAATCCACCCACGGCACGCGCGAGTTCTTCCGGCTGAAGCACCGGATCGTGCAGTTCCTGGTGCGCGAGGCGGGTTTCACCACCTTCGCCATGGAGGCCAGTGCGTCTGCCGCCCGGGCCCTGGACACGTATGTGCGGCACGGCACCGGTGACCCCGCGCGCCTCCTCACCCGCCTGGGGTTCTGGACCTGGCGCACGGAGGAAATACTCGACCTCGTGGAATGGCTGCGCGCCCACAACGCCGTCCTTCCCGAGAGCCGTCGGGTGCGCTTCGTCGGCACGGACCCCCAGCGCTGCACCGACTCGGTAGAGGTGGTCGCCGCCTTCCTGCGCCAGGTGGCACCCGAGCGGGAGCGGGACGTGGACGCACTTCGGGTGCTGGAGCAGGCCCGCCCCGCGTCCCGGCCCGACCCGGAACAGGCCCTCCTGCGCCGCGTCGAAGCACTCGTCGGCTTCCTGGAGGACCACCGGGAGCAGTTCGCCCGGCACACCACGGCGGATACCGCACACGAGGCCCTGGAACACGCGCGCATCCTGCTACGAGCAGCCGATCTGGTGACCCGCTCTCCCGGTATGGCCTCCGGGGAGCACAGCGTGTTCGCCGCCCGTGACCGCTACATGGCCGACGCCGTGGCACGGCTCGTCGACGACAGCGCCGCGGAGCGCGTCATCCTCTGGGCCCACAACGGACACCTCACCAAGGGCACCTACGGCAACGGGGTGCCCGCGCTGGGCAGCAGACTCCGGGAGCGCTACGGCGACAGCTACTACGCGCTGGCCCTGCTCTTCGGCAAGGGCTCCTTCCTCGCCCGCCGCGGCAACGACCCGCAGGGTCCACCGCGTCGGCACCGCATCGGCACCGCGATCCGGTCCGTCGAAGCGCGCCTCGCACAGGCCGTCCCCGGCAACTACTACGCCGACCTGCGCACCCCCGGCCCCTCCCCCGATGCCGCCCGGTGGCTGCGCACCCCGCACATGCACCGCAGCTTCGGTGCCGGCGTGCCACGGTTCGTCTACCGCTTCCACATGGCGCCACTCGTCCCCGCCGAGGACTACGACGGCATCGCCTTCGTCGCCCACTCCACCTGCTCCCGCCTCCTGCCACCCGTGCGGACCTGA
- a CDS encoding SDR family oxidoreductase yields the protein MAPASPAHRPYALVTGATGYIGGRLVPELLAAGFAVRALARTPEKLRDHPWAADTEILRGDVTDAASVRSAMDGVEVAYYLVHALGSGRSFEDTDRRAAEIFARQARAAGVRRIVYLGGLGPRGIPERDLSPHLRSRAEVGGILLASGVPTAVLRAAVIIGSGSASFEMLRYLTERLPVMVTPSWVRTRIQPVAVRDVLRYLVGCARLPGDVSRTFDIGGPDILTYRDMMQRYARVAGLPERLILPVPMLTPRLSSLWIGLVTPVPPGLARPLAESLRYEVVCHEHDIARYVPAPDPPGHPLAFDDALELALRRVRDAEVTTRWSNAAVLGAPSDPLPTDPDWSGGSLYTDRRERTVDAPPEVLWRVVEGIGGDNGWYSFPLAWSLRGWLDRLVGGVGLRRGRRDAGRLRVGDSLDFWRVEEVVPGRLLRLRAEMRLPGLAWLELTVGRDAQGRTRYGQRALFHPHGLTGHAYWWSISPFHAAVFGGMARNIAAAAAAEHHARPA from the coding sequence GTGGCCCCGGCGTCGCCCGCGCACCGCCCGTATGCCCTGGTCACCGGCGCCACCGGATACATCGGCGGACGCCTGGTGCCCGAACTCCTCGCGGCAGGATTCGCCGTACGGGCGCTGGCCAGGACGCCGGAGAAGTTGCGTGACCACCCCTGGGCCGCGGATACCGAGATCCTGCGCGGCGATGTCACCGACGCCGCGTCGGTCCGTAGCGCCATGGACGGTGTCGAGGTCGCCTACTACCTGGTGCACGCCCTGGGCAGCGGCCGGAGTTTCGAGGACACCGACCGCAGGGCCGCGGAGATCTTCGCCCGGCAGGCCCGCGCCGCCGGAGTGCGCCGCATCGTCTACCTCGGCGGCCTCGGCCCCCGGGGCATCCCCGAGCGGGACCTGTCACCCCACCTCCGCTCCCGCGCCGAGGTCGGCGGCATCCTGCTGGCCTCCGGGGTTCCCACCGCGGTCCTGCGCGCCGCCGTGATCATCGGCTCCGGCTCGGCCTCGTTCGAGATGCTGCGCTACCTCACCGAGCGGCTGCCGGTCATGGTCACACCGAGCTGGGTGCGTACCCGCATCCAGCCGGTCGCCGTCCGGGATGTGCTGCGCTACCTCGTGGGCTGTGCCCGCCTCCCCGGTGACGTCAGCCGCACCTTCGACATCGGCGGGCCCGACATCCTCACCTACCGCGACATGATGCAGCGCTACGCACGGGTCGCGGGGCTGCCCGAGCGGCTGATCCTCCCCGTCCCGATGCTCACCCCACGTCTGTCCAGCCTCTGGATCGGACTGGTCACCCCCGTGCCCCCCGGCCTCGCCCGCCCCCTGGCCGAATCGCTGCGCTACGAGGTCGTCTGCCACGAGCACGACATCGCCCGCTACGTCCCCGCACCCGACCCGCCGGGCCACCCCCTTGCCTTCGACGACGCCCTGGAACTGGCGCTGCGCCGGGTACGGGACGCCGAGGTCACCACCCGCTGGTCCAACGCCGCTGTGCTCGGCGCACCGAGCGATCCGCTGCCCACCGACCCCGACTGGTCCGGCGGCAGCCTCTACACCGACCGGCGGGAGCGGACCGTGGACGCCCCGCCCGAGGTGCTGTGGCGGGTGGTCGAGGGCATCGGCGGGGACAACGGCTGGTACTCCTTCCCGCTCGCCTGGTCGCTGCGCGGCTGGCTGGACCGGCTGGTCGGCGGAGTGGGGCTGCGCCGCGGCCGGCGGGACGCGGGCCGGCTGCGGGTCGGCGACTCGCTCGACTTCTGGCGGGTCGAAGAGGTCGTGCCGGGCCGTCTGCTGCGGCTGCGCGCCGAGATGCGCCTGCCCGGTCTGGCCTGGCTGGAGCTGACGGTCGGCCGCGACGCCCAGGGCCGCACGCGCTACGGCCAGCGGGCCCTGTTCCACCCGCACGGACTGACCGGCCATGCGTACTGGTGGTCCATCTCCCCGTTCCACGCCGCGGTGTTCGGCGGGATGGCCCGCAACATCGCGGCCGCCGCGGCGGCGGAGCACCATGCCCGCCCGGCGTGA